The nucleotide window CTGGAGGTGCTTCTTTGCTTGTCATGTCGTGATCTGTCATTGATTATTTTCAAGTATTTCACTCATTACTTTAGCTGTATACCCCACAAGTGGCACGATTTTGCCATAATCGATGCGACGAGGTGTGATAACACCTACTGTACCCTCTGTGCTCCCTTGAACTCCATAATTTGCGTAGATCACGCTCAAGTCCTTGGAGCTATCAACGTGCATTTCGGTACCGATGGCGACCTGAACATCTTGAGCAGCGATGGTGTGATTCAGTAATTCAAGTAGCTGTGTTTTGCCCTCTAAGGTACGTAAAATAGCCCGAAGCGTTTCGGCGTCCTTGAATTCAGGGTGCTGAAAAAGGGCTTCCTGCCCTTCGATGAGCAGTTCCGGTTCAGGCTCCTCAGCAGTGGCGGCGCTGACGACAGCAGCCATTTTTTCGAGTAGCACACGGTAAGCCCCGTGCTCAGCGACAATTTCCTCACGCAGCTTTTGCTGCAATTTACGGAGGCTTTGCCCCGAAACGCAAGCATCAAGGTAATTGTGCAGTTGTTCAAGCTCCGGAGTCAGACAGTGGAGTCTGCGGCGCGACAATCCGGTTTTTGACGATGCCCGAGCGACTTACGAGCACAACGAGTAGTTGTTTTGAATCGAGCGGAACGAAACGAATTTGCCTCAGCGTCTCAACCTCGAGTTGAGGTGGAGTAAGGATCGCAGCCGTGCCGGTCATCGATGCGAGCAAGCGTCCTGATTCGCGCAGAAAATCTTGCCGCTGTGAGAATGTGTTGTTGAGATGCGCGGCTACATTGTAGCGGTCCTGGCGAGGTAGCTCTTTGATCTGCACAAGAGCGTCAACAAACACGCGAAACCCGTAGTCGGTGGGAATTCGACCCGCGCTTGGGTGGGGCTGAACGAGGCATCCAAGATCCTCCAGCTCCGCAAGAACGTTACGAATTGTTGCTGAAGAAAGCTTTAGCCCATAACGACGCGCAAGATTCCCAGAGCTAACAGCTTGACCTGTAGCGATGTACTCCGTTAAGGCAGCATAGAGGATTTGCCGTTGTCGATAACTAAGTTGTTTCGTTTCCATGAAGCATGATAGGTGAGAGCCGTGCTCGGAGCTTAAGGCAATAATTGTAACTGGTCAGTCTGTGGTGGCAGCAACGACTTTTTTCCGAGGTTGTCGTATATTCGGCTTAGGTCCTCGGACTTCGTCGTCAGGTACTGATATACCATCCTCCTCAGTCCTGTGGGCGCGCTCGAATCTACGAAAACCTCGAAAAAAGACTTGTCTTCCAGCTTTGCCATCGTGTTCGTATACTTTTTTGTTAACTGCGGACTTTTGTCATCGACTGACCGAGTACCAATAATTTCAGCTTGCGTGTCTAATTTTGGCAAAATTTTGAGAAAAATTGCAAGATGTCCAGTACCTTGAATAATACGATTGCATGGATGTTGCCATTTTTATTGCTAGGTACGGCTGTAGTGGGCGTGCCAATGCTGATGTTTGATTCAAAAGGATTGCCACGATATCAAGCGCTTAGCAGCGAACTGCATCGGGTCGAGAACGTTAATGACAAGCTTGAGCGTGATGTTCAGCGCCTGGAGCATCAGGTCAAAGCGCTTAAAACCGATCGGTCGGCTATAGAGGCTATTGCGCGTGATGAGCTGGGAATGATCTACGAGGGTGAGATAGTTTTTCAGTTTAATCGTTAGGGATTTTTGCAGCGCTCTTTTTTGCGCTCAGAAGATGCGGTAGCGTCTAGGTGCCTGTTGTGACCTCGTTTGCCCTGAATCTCGTTGCTAAAATTGTTTTTCGTGTGCGAAGCACTGCGTCGACATGGTTGGGCTATATCGCCGTTGGCTTATTGGGCGCTCCTGTGGGGCTTGGGGCGTTTCTTCCGCGTCATCGTCCCTATGGCTTTTGGCATTTGGTGTACGTTGTGGCGTGGGTTGCTGTGTTCCTAGCTCGTGTTATGGGCCGGTTTCGCACTTCTTCCTCTGTACGGTATTCTGCAACAACGAGCTCGATGGCGAAGTTTCGCCAGTTGTTTATCGGAAGCATTGGCGCCGATCTTGAGATTGGTTTGCTCTTGCTCGTGGCCGTACAAGCCATGGTGCAGGCGAGTGGAGGTCTGGGAAGTCCCCTTCATCCTTTGGTGTATGTGCTTTTAGCCTTTATGGCTGCTTTTGCCGACCGTTGGGTCGGCATGTCGCTCGTGCTTAGTGCGTTTTTTCTGGAGCTTGTGCTCTACTTTTTCACTGAAAATCAAACCGCACTTCGTCCTTTTCTATTGTATGCCTCTTTTCGGCTCTTTTTCGGTTTGACCAACTGGTTGTTTACGAGTGTTGAAATAAGGCGCGTTCGTCAGCGTTCAAAGCAGGAGTTGGCGACGGCCCAAGCTAAAGTACTTGAAGATGCACGTTTATTTCGTTTGGTGACAGCGCCTGCAGGGCATGAACAACGCGATGACGAGAGACTTTTTCGTTCGAGTGTGGATGAAGTTAAGCAAGCGTTGTTTCATATGCTTGAGCTCCTGCAAGCAACGCTCAACTTACACACTTGTATTTTGCTAATGCTCGATGATTTTGAACACAATCTTCGTATTGTTGAGCTTTCAACCAAGAGCGATGACATTGTTCCGAGTCCAATTCTTAAAGCACACGGGGTTGTCGCTGCGGTTATGGAAAAGCGCGAGCCTGTGGTGTTGTCCAACCTTAGGCTTGGCTACCGAGGCCTTTGCTATTATCGAGGTCCCGCAGAAGTAACCGATTTTGTTGGTATTCCGGTGTTTGAAGGAGAGCAGCTACGAGGCGTGCTATGTGCCGACCGAAAAAATGGTGCGGCATTTTCCCAGGATGAAATTACGATTTTTGCACATTCTGTTCATCAAATACTTCGCGTACTTCAAAATGAACGTGTGTTTGTTCAGCTTGAACAATCAAAGTACGAGCAAACGATGCTCTATCGCGCATCGCAATCGCTCAGTGCGGCGCTTAGTGTAAATGACGTGGTTGACGCTGCAATTGAAGCGACGGCTCAGATCTCTGCTTATGATTTTTGTGCTGTAAGTACCTACGATCGTCACAAACGAAAACACTTGATTCAGCGTGCCGTAGGACGCGGCTCCGAGGCGCTTCAAGGCTTTTCGTTTTCGGACAATACTTCTCTGACAGCCATGGTGGTGAAAACAGGGCATTACCTTCCCTACAGAGGGAGTTTTGATGACAAACAGCAGACTCTCTACACGAAACGCAAAGAGCTTCCCAACATGCGCTCGTTGCTTGTTTTGCCGCTTACGGCACAGGACAAAACCATAGGCACGATTGCCGTGGCTGCCGCGCAGAAAAATGCTTTTTCTTCTGCGATTCGTACCACCTTGCAGGTGTTGTCTACGCAGATTGCAACAGCATTGGCAAACGCTCAAGCCGTCAAACGTCTGGAAGAGCTTGCCACCACAGATGGTCTAACGGGTTGCCTGAATAAGCGAACCCTTCTAGGCGAGATGGAACAGAAAGTTCGTTCAGCGGAGCGTTTCGATCGTAAGCTTTCTTTAGTGATTGCGGACCTCGATCACTTTAAAGCTATCAATGATACTTATGGTCATGCTGCAGGGGACCGTGTCATCCAAGCTTTGGGTACTGTTCTGCAACGTGTCAAACGAGAGACTGATTTGGTGGCTCGTTTTGGTGGAGAAGAATTTTGCCTGCTCTGCGAAGAAACCGATACGGCCGGAGCGGTTTTACTTGCAGAACGCGTTCGTGAAGAGATTGCTGCCAGTGTATTCAATACGGAGCAAGGCGTGATTAACGTGACCTGTTCACTCGGCGTCGCCACCTATCCACGCGATGCACGTGACAAAGAAGGTTTGTTTGAAGCGGCCGATAAAGCGCTATATATGGCCAAACATCAAGGACGTAACCGTGTTTGTGCTTCAACGTAACAGTACCTGGTCAGTCTCTGCCGACTTCGAGCACTTTTTCCGAGGTTTCCGTATATCCGGCTTACCTCCTCGCTCCTCGTCGGCAAGTACCGGCGTACGTGCCTCCTCGTCGCTGCGGGGGCGCTCGAATCTACGAAAACCTCGAA belongs to Myxococcales bacterium and includes:
- a CDS encoding septum formation initiator family protein; this translates as MSSTLNNTIAWMLPFLLLGTAVVGVPMLMFDSKGLPRYQALSSELHRVENVNDKLERDVQRLEHQVKALKTDRSAIEAIARDELGMIYEGEIVFQFNR
- a CDS encoding diguanylate cyclase, translated to MPVVTSFALNLVAKIVFRVRSTASTWLGYIAVGLLGAPVGLGAFLPRHRPYGFWHLVYVVAWVAVFLARVMGRFRTSSSVRYSATTSSMAKFRQLFIGSIGADLEIGLLLLVAVQAMVQASGGLGSPLHPLVYVLLAFMAAFADRWVGMSLVLSAFFLELVLYFFTENQTALRPFLLYASFRLFFGLTNWLFTSVEIRRVRQRSKQELATAQAKVLEDARLFRLVTAPAGHEQRDDERLFRSSVDEVKQALFHMLELLQATLNLHTCILLMLDDFEHNLRIVELSTKSDDIVPSPILKAHGVVAAVMEKREPVVLSNLRLGYRGLCYYRGPAEVTDFVGIPVFEGEQLRGVLCADRKNGAAFSQDEITIFAHSVHQILRVLQNERVFVQLEQSKYEQTMLYRASQSLSAALSVNDVVDAAIEATAQISAYDFCAVSTYDRHKRKHLIQRAVGRGSEALQGFSFSDNTSLTAMVVKTGHYLPYRGSFDDKQQTLYTKRKELPNMRSLLVLPLTAQDKTIGTIAVAAAQKNAFSSAIRTTLQVLSTQIATALANAQAVKRLEELATTDGLTGCLNKRTLLGEMEQKVRSAERFDRKLSLVIADLDHFKAINDTYGHAAGDRVIQALGTVLQRVKRETDLVARFGGEEFCLLCEETDTAGAVLLAERVREEIAASVFNTEQGVINVTCSLGVATYPRDARDKEGLFEAADKALYMAKHQGRNRVCAST